The genomic interval GTGGACCCGGATCTCGGTGCCGTCGATGATCCCGCTCTGTCCGCTCGCACCGAGATGGTCGACAACTTCGGCGAGCGTACGCAGGCGGACGTCGGGGGCTACGGTGCAGCCGCGCATCGCCAACAGCGGCCGTATTTCACCGATTGCGCGCGTGATGGTGGAGCGGTCGACTCCGAACCAGCAGGCCAGCACGTCATGGGTGGCGCCATGACGAAGGTGGACGAGGGTGGCCAACAGTCGGTCGACGAAGACCAGCTTGTGTTTCGCCCCGGCACCCACGGCGCGGCGACGGGGACGCGACGCGACGCGAGACCAGCCTGGTGCCGCTCGTGCCACAACGGGCCGATCTCAGCGACGAGTTCGGCGATCACTCCGGGCGTCAGCCCCGTGATCCGCTGGCTTCGCATGATCGCTGCACGTGCCCGGTTCCCCACCACACCGACCATGATCAACGATCATGGCCCTCGACATGCCAACGCCAACCATGCACGAACGAGCTCGTTAGTGTGTGAGGGGTATCGTCCTCCATCCGACCACCAGGGAGCATCAGGCAGTGAAGGTCGAAATCCAGCCGGATGTACGTGACATCGCCGCCCAGCTCGGGGCCGGAGTGCCTTACGCGCTGAAGGCGGTGGCCGGGCAGTTGGCCGACGACCCGGACATGGGCCGGCCCTCGGGACTGCCCGGCATCCTGACCGTGACGGTCGACGGTGACATGTTCGAGGACTGCCCGGACCTTTCTGTCGGTTACATCCGCGAGCCCGACCGTGTCGAGATCCGGTTTCTGCGAGCAGCCCCCTCCGCTGGGCCCTCCACGGACGGTTCCACCGAGCCTTCCACGGACGCCCACGAGCAGGGAGAGCCTGCTGGCCCTGCTGCTGCCGATGTCGCGGTCGCGGTACGGGAGGTTGCCGATGCCTGGCATCGCATCGCCGCCTGGCTCCAGTCCAACGCCCCTGCCTCCTATGCTGCGCTCCGTACCGGCGCTGCCCCGGCCGCTGTCGCTGCTCTGGAAGAGGATCTCGGTATCCCGATACCCGTCGAGTTGCGCACCCTGTGGATGCTGACCGCAGGTGACGACGGGGCTGACGGCTGGGGCTGTCTCCCCGGCAACATGGCTCTGATGAACCTGGACGCCGTGGCCTCCCGCTACCGGCTGAAGACGGATGCCCAGGCTCACCAGGACGCCCTCAACGCCAACCGCCCTGAGGAGGAACGGATCACCGTGTGGAGGGCGACCCGGATTCCGGTGATCGCCCTGGGCCCGGCCGACAGCACCGCGGGGCTTTATCTGGACGCCGCGACCGGCTACTTGGGCTCGTGGTCCCGCTACAACGAGCCGCCCGGCGACGCACTCGACACGCTGATCACCTACCTGGAAGAGACTGCCGACATGCTCGAAGCCCCCGCCCTCGCCGCGCGGGACAAGCCGGGCCTGATCGGCGGGACCCTGGTGTGGCTCAGCAGCATCGACCCTGCTCAGGAAAGCCGGTGGCGGCCTGTGGCTGGCTGACCGCCCCCTGGAGGGGCCGGCTGCGTGGGCCGCCGGCCCCTCCTCCTTCTTGTGTGCTCCCCTTCAGGCTGTGTCAGCCGATTTTGCTCCACGTGCAGGTGGTTGCGGCGGACGTGCAGTGTTCGTATCCCGGCAGGTTCAGGAAGAATCCGTCACCGTCGAGCATCCGCCATGCCGGCGCCGGATAGCTGCTGAACGCTTCCTCGTTCTGCGTGCTCGAAATCGCTGCGCGACCGCACCGCTCCGTGCCGCTCGGCCCGTTCGTCGCGGTGCGCGTGTCGGCGAGGAGACCGAAGTTCGCCGAGCCGTCCCCCATCTTGTCGGTGAAGAGTTGTGCGCACTTGGTGCCCGACGTCACCAGGTTGACGCTCTGCGGATAACCGCCGGACTCGTGTGTCGTCGCCATCGCGTACTCGTCGCAGTCGACCGAACCGACCGATGCGTCGGACGGATGGATGGTCCAGGCGGAGCTGGTTCCGCAGATGACGTTGCGGCTGTTGGCCTGCGTCCACTTGTTGCCGGCGCTGTTGGTGAGGGGGGTGTCCGGGCCCAGGTAGTGCAGCAGTGAGTCCCACCGCTTCGAGCCGGCATGATCGGGCATCACCTGCTGCATGTACCAGTAGTAGGCGCCGGCGGCCGGGTACTTGTTGGTGTCTACCGTGTAGGTCGGCTTGAAGTACGGCAGCACACATCCCGGCAGCGAGGGCGTCAGGTAGTCGTCGCAGCGGGGCGCGATCTCCCTCACCTGCGGAATTCCGGAGGTCCCGAAGTCCGCGGTCGCGGTCGCGGTGGTGCTGGCGTCCACGGTCGCCGTCACCGACCAACCGAGGTCGATGGTCTCCTTGCCCGTGCCGTTCCAGGTGGTAGCGCGGGTGCCCCACCTGCCGTCGGTGTAGGCGTTCCAGTCGTTCGCGTCCCAGTAGGCGTTGTCGCCCGCCGCGTTGTTGAAGTCGTCGGCCCACCGGATCACCGACGTCACACACGCCGCGCACGTCGACTGGGTGTTCCACCGCAGCGTGACACCCTTCAGCTCCGGCGAGATCAGCACCGGCATGATGCGGATCTGCTGGTCGAACTCCGCGAAGTTGGAACCGCCCGCGGCCTTGTTCGGGTACGTCTTGATTCGTTGCTCGAAGTCGAACGTGGCGGAGCCAATCGTCGCGTCCTCCGAGTCGACGAACACCAAGGTCCCCGACCCGATGCTCTTCATGCACGCATCGGTGCGGTTCAAGTAGTCCGTGCCGACCGGCTCGTCAGAACACCAGGGAACCAGATCCGCCAATGGTGCGTCAGCCGCGACCGCAGCCGCTTCGGCGGAAGACTTGCCGGCCTTGCGGGCCTTCGCCATTGTCGCTTCGCGCAGCGCCGCGGTGCGCTTCTCCGCTCTCGCCTTCGACTCCGCGGTGGGTGGCGACAGTTCGATGCAGATCTTGCGGCCCTCGGCGTCCGCCTTGCCACAGGTACGCGGCTGGGTCGCCTCCCGCTTCACCGCACCGTGGGTGTCCAGCGTCGGCAGGGCCGGCCCCGGATCCGTCCGGGTGAACGCGATGTTCTCCTGCGCGACCGGGTCGATCGTCGACGACGTCTGCGGAGCGGGGAACTTCATGTACGGGTCGATACGGAAGTACGCCCATGGCGACCAGGTCGTCTCGTACAAGCTGCCGTCGAAGGCGGAGGTGCGGAACGCGTACAGTACGCCGGGCTTCAGGACGCCGTAGGACACCGTCACCTTCGCCAGCCCGCCTGAGGCCACATACGGTGACACCAGCACTCCGTTCGGGCCCGACCCGTCGAGGTCGATGGCCGCCTTCGGGGTGCCGTCCGCGTTCGTGGTGTACACCTGGAACGTCTCGGTCGAGGTATCGCCGTCCGCATCCGTCACAGTGTTGCGCAGCACCACCTCCGGAGCAATGACCCGCCAGACCGTGCCCGACTTCGAGAACTTGGGGCCGGCCGACGGGGCCGTACCCGACACCGGCCGCGCACCCCCGGCGGCGATGGCCGCCAGGTTCTGCGGACCGGCCGCCGCCACCTCCGCAGGGGAAGCGCTCAGACCGGGCGTGGGCGGTGCGGGGGCTGCTGTCGCAGTACCTGCCCCCGCCAGTAACACGAGCACGGCACCCGCGGCAGCATGCCGCCACGACGACCTCGGTAAAAATCTCACTCCGTCAATCCCCTTTGCGAATCCGTGAGTTGCCCATGAGCTGCTCATGACAGTCCGCAACACCACCACACCCGCACACAGGCCCACCGTGATCAAGGTCATGGTTTGCCGAAAGAGAATTCATTCAGGCCAGGAGGCCCCCAGGCGGCGACTCACCACACCGGCCGTCGCACCAACCAGCCCACAGGATCACCGACGCAAAAACGGCTGCGAGCCCTGACCGCATCGGCCACGCTCACGGTCTGAGAAAGGGCCTGAAAGTCTGGCCCCAGCCGTACGGCCGAGTACCAGCGGCTCGCGTGCCTACGAGTTGCCGGGACCAGCTCACGGGCCGGGACCGAGTGGGAGTACGCAGTCGCGGTGCTTCGACGGTTCGTCCGTAGTGACAGACCCCCACGCCCGCAGGGACGGTTCCTGGAGGGATGCGCCCATCGAGCGAGAAGATGCGGTGCTCCACGCGCCCGCGGGGATGGTCCCGCCAGCATGGGCTGGCGCCGGGGCGACCGCTGGTGCTCTCCGTGCCCGCAGCGATGATCTCATCGCCAAGGCGGACACCCACGCCGAGATCGCGTGCTCCCCGCAGCCACGGGGATGGCCCCCAGTCCCGGTCGGCGTTCGGAGCCAGCAGATGTGCTCCCAGTGCCGCGGGCGAGATGGCGGATCAGCACGGGCCAGGTGAGGTCGTGGCCGTGGTCCGGGCGGGCGACGGGCCACTCCTGATTCTCGGACACTCGCGCCCGGCTGGAGAGAGGAGCTCGAAGCTCCACGCGCAGTCGGATCGAGGTGTCGATGCTCAGTCCCATGCTGGAGTGGCGAAGATCTTTCGAGTAGTTGGCGATGAGGTCGAGGTCCCGGAGCTCCCGCTGCAACTCAGAGGTCAGCGCTTCGTCCGAATCAGGGACGAGGTCGTCTTCTTCCTGCTCGGCCAGGAATGCAAGGTGTTGATCAACGGCCTCCACTGCCCGGCGACTGGTCCAGGTGGCGAAGTCGTGGCAGCCGAACAGGTAGGCATGCAACGTCGCCGCTGCGGCAGACTCGTCTGCATCATCGGGCCCGTCCTGGCCGTCGTTGTGGCAGTACTCGCTGAACATGTACTCGGCGACACCGCGTTTCACCGCCGAGAAGGCCGTCGAGTCACCGAGGGCGCCCTCCCACACGGAGTTCAACAGGGGACGAAGACCCACGGTGAACGGCGCCTGCTCGTCCGTGGGCAGTCTCTCGTGCCAGCTCATGAGCCGTTCCGCGATACCTGCAGTAAACACGCCGCGTTCCCCAGGCGAGATGGCCTTCAGCCGCTCCTCCACTAGCGCTGAAAGCTCCTGCCACGTGTCCATACGAGCCATCCCCGAATTGTGAAACCAGCGTGCTCACGCCAGCAACGGCGATCATTGCATCCACCAGCGACAACGCATCGGGTGAGGCTCCCTGGCTCCGAACGAGTGGATGTAGTCGGCGCAGCTTCCCCGCGCTGTCGTGCAGTCGCGGGCTGCCGCAATGTTGGTCTAGACCTTGACGCCCTCGTTCCTGCGCGACTACCTTCCGGCATCAGCGGTTCACAATGGCATTCACTGTTCACGTATAGGAATTCCGTAGCGGCAGTCGCCTCATGGAAGGCCATCCCCCCATGCGTTCAACAGCCCTCTCCCGGTTCGCCGGCCTGTCCGCTGTGCTCGGCGCTGTGGCGGCCGCAGCCGTCATGGTTCCCGCTTCGGCTTCCCCGGCACCCACGCCGGAAGCCGCCACGCGAGCCACGATCCTTCAGCCCGACACGGCCCAAGCCGCAGCCGTTGCCGCATCGCCCGTGGCGTTCGTGCACCCGGGCGTGAACCTTGACTCCGCCCAGCTCGACTTCGTACGGGCCAAGGTCCAGGCGGGGGCCCAGCCGTGGAAGACCGCGTACGACAGCATGATGGCGAGCCCGTACGCCTCACTGTCACGCAGCCCCAAACCCCGGGCGACCGTGGAGTGCGGCCCCTCCTCGAATCCCAACAACGGCTGTACCGATGAACGCGAGGACGCGATAGCCGCGTACACCGACGCGCTGGCCTGGTACATCAACCGCGATGACCGCTACGCGCAGAAGGCGATCCAGCTCATGGACGCCTGGTCCGCGACCATCCACGGCCACACCAACGACAACGCCCCACTACAGACCGGCTGGACGGGATCCTCCTGGCCCAAGGCGGCCGAGATCATCAAGACCGTGCGCGGTAACTGGCCCAACGCCGGCCGCTTTGCGACGATGCTGCGCACCGTCTACCTCCCGCTGGTCGTCAACGGCTCCAACCGCACCGGCAACTGGGACCTGACGATGCTGGAGGCGGCCGTCAGCATGTCTGTCTTCCTCGACGACCACACCAGTTACGACACCGCGATCGGCCACTACCTGCAGCGCGTCCCCGCCTTCGTGTACCTCTCCTCGGACGGCGCGCTGCCCAAGACCGTGCCCAGCCAGCACCTCACCACTCGCGACCAGATCGTCAACTTCTGGTTCGGCGGAAGCACCTTCACCACCGGCATCACCCAGGAAACCTGCCGCGACCTCACCCACACCGGCTACGGCATCTCCTCGATCTCCCACGTCCTGGAGACCGCCCGCATCCAGGGGCAGGACCTCTACCCGCAGGTCGGTGAACGCCTACGGCAGGCACTGGGCTTCCAGTCGAAGTACGAACTCGGCGCGGCCATCCCGTCCACCGTGTGCGGCGGCACTCTCAAACTCGGACTCGGCCCCATCACCGAGGTCGGCTTCAACACACTGAACACCCTCCACGGCGTCGCGATGGCCAACACCCAGACTCTCACCGAGCGAAACCGCCCGGCCGGCACGAACAACCTCTTCGTGGCCTGGGAAACCCTCACCAACGCCCAAAACCCCAACTGAGTTCGCTCCGCACGGCCGATGGCGATCCGCCGCGCCGATTCCCGTAAGCGGGCTCCTGCACAGCAGCAGCCGACCCTCACCCCCAACTCCGGGGAATCCGCCCCTCCTCAAACACGAAAGGCCCAGGCCCCCATGGACAAGGACATGGACCGACGACGCTTCCTGACCACCACGGGCGGCAGCGTCCTCGCCGCTGTGGGGCTGTCCGCCCTGACCGGCATCGCAGGACCGCGCGCCATGGCCACCCCCGCCGCCGTGCCCTCGCCCGCTCTGCCCTCGCTCGCCGCGATCATCGCCGTGCTGCGCCGAGTCGCGGACCACTGGATCGCCGCCCACGCCAACCCGGGCAACAACCAGTGGGCCAACGCGACCTTCTTCTCCGGCCTGCTGTCCCTGTACTCCCTGACCAAAGACGCCCGCTACCTTGCCTACGCCCGGTCCTGGGCCGAGCAGAACAACTACGCCCTCAACGCGGGCTCCAGCACCCGGATCGCCGACAACCAAAACGCCGGACAGGCATATCTCGACCTCTACGCGCTGGAACCCGACCCGCACAAGATCAGCGCGATCGAGACCTCGCTGCACCGCATGACCTACACCGACCAAGTCGACAAGAACGACGACTGGTGGTGGGCCGACGCCCTCCACATGGCGATGCCGCCCTTCGCGCGCCTGGGCACTCTGCGTGGTGACGCCCGCTACCACCAGAAGCTGTACAGCCTGTACCAGCACACCAAGCACGCCGAGGGAGGCCCCGGCCTCCTGAACCCGGCGACCGGCCTGTGGTACCGCGACAAGAACTTCCTGCCCGGCCACATCGTCTCGCCCTCCGGCAAGCCCGTCGTCTGGTCGCGGGGCAACGGCTGGGTGGCCGCCGCCCACGTCAAGACCCTCAAGGCCCTGCCGCCCACCCAGTCCAACACCGCCGAATACCGCGACACCCTCACACGCCTGGTGACCGCCCTCCCCTCAATCCAGCGTCCCGACGGTTTCTGGAACGTCAACCTTGCCGACCCCACCCACTTCCCCGGCCCCGAGAGCAGCGGCACGTCCTTCTTCGTCTGTGCCATCGCCTACGCCGTCGCCACCGCCCTCGTCGACCGGGCCGCCTACCTGCCCGTCGCCGCCCGTGCCTGGAACGGCTTGGTCGCCACCGCCGTCCACCCTGACGGCGTCCTCGGCTACGTCCAAGGCGTCGGCGACCGCCCCGACTCCAGCCAACCCGTCACCTACGACACCACTGCGGACTTCGCGGTCGGCGCTTTCCTCCACGCGGGAGCGGAGCTTGCGACCCTCGCCTCCTGAAGAGCATCAGCGCCCCGCGCGGTATGCCGTCTTCATGAGGTACGCGCAGGGTGGCGGGCTGACCGCTGAGCGTCGGGCGTTTCGGGAGCGGCTTCGGGCAGAGGCGGCCGAGCGATTCGCGCGCGGTGACGACACCGCCGTTGTCGCTCATGGCCTGCGGGTCACTGTCCGCTCGGTGCAGCGCTGGCGCAGAGCGTGGGCCGAGGGTGGGACGCGGGCTCTTGCGTCGAAGGGACCGGCGTCCCTGCCGCTGCTGAGCGATGAGCTGTTCGCGGTCCTGGAGCGGGAGTTGGACAAGGGCCCTCTCGCGCACGGCTGGCCCGACCAGACCTGGACTCTGTCGCGGATCAAGACCCTGATCGGGCGCCGTTTCCACAAGAGCTACACGATCCAGGGCCTAGCGGCCCTGCTCAAACGGCACGGCTGGACCTGCCAGATCCCCGCCCGCCGAGCTGTCGAGCGTGACGAGGCGGCGGTGGTCGGCTGGGTGAAGGAGACCTGGCCGCGCGTGGAATGACCGTGGCGGCGCTCGGCGCCTGGTTCGTCTTCGAGGACGAGGCCGGCTTCTCGATGACGCCGCCGACCGCCCACACCTGGTCCCGCCGCGGCCGCACTCCCGTCGTGCGCGTGCGGGGCCGCTCCCGCCGACGTTTATCCGTTGCCGCCCTGGCCTGCTACAAGCCCGGCGAACGATCCCGGCTGATCTACCGGCCCTGCCCGGACGCCCGTCCCGACGGACGCAAAAGCTTCTCCTGGCAGGACTACCGCGACCTGATCCAGACCGCGCACCAGCAGCTCGGCGGCCCGATCGTGCTGGTCTGGGACAACCTGAACACCCAACTGACGGCAGGGATGCGCCGCTACATCGCCGAACGGGACTGGCTCACCGTCTACCAGCTCCCGCTCTACGCACCCGACCTCAACCCGGTCGAAGGCATCTGGTCGGTACTGCCACGCACCACCACGGCCAACCGCGCCTTCGCCGACCCGCAAGACCTGATCACCGCCGTGCGGCGCGGCATACGCCAGCTCCAATACCGCCGCGACGTCCTCGACGGCTGCCTCACCGGCACCGGATTGGCACCCGCCTCACCATGACGACATCACGCATTCAAGGTCAGTAGAGCTCGTAACACGATCTTGCTGCAACGTCCTGGTTGGCCGTGACCGGTGTGAGGATTCGGCCGTTCGCGATGGTGTGAGTACTCGGCCGTGGATCGTGGACGACGACTTGTGGGCGCTGATCGAGCCGTTGCTGCCGCCCTGGCCGGAGAAAGCTCCCGGTCCGCGGCCAGTTCCGGACCGGCTGTACCTGCAGGGCATCCTGTACGTGCTGCGCAACGACATCGCCTGACAACTGCTGCCGCTGGAGCTGGGGTTCGGATCGGGTCAGACCTGCTGGCGGCGTCTGGACCGGTGGCAGAGGGCCGGGGTCTTCGACCAACTCCACCGGGCCCTGCTCGCGAAGTTGAACGCGGCCGGTGAACTCGACTGGTCACGGGCGTGCGTGGATGGTTCCCATGTCCGGGCGAAAAAGGGGGTGCCGACACCGGTCCGTCACCGGTCGACCGGCGGGAAACCGGCAGCAAGCACCACTTGATCTGCGACGGACGCGGCACCCCGTTCAAGGTCATTACGACTGCGGCCAACGTCAACGACGTCACCCAGACCCTCGCCCTGGTCGACGGCATCCCGCCCGTCGCGGGCCGCCCCGGCCGACCCCGTCGCAGGCCCGACGCCCTGCTCGGTGACAAGGGCTACGACTCCAATGCCCACCGCGACGAGCTGCGACAACGGCGGATCCTGCCTGTCATCTCACGCAAGGGATCACCGAACATCAAGGGCATGGGCAAGCTCCGCTACGTCGTGGAGCAGACTTTCGCCCTGCTCCATCAGTTCAAACGTCTCGCCGTCCGCTGGGAACACCGAACGAACTCCACGAAGCCTTCGTTTCCCTGGCCTGCAGCCTCATCTGCTGGAGACGCCTCAAGAAAGTCCACTCCTGATCGCGCCCCAAGTGATCTCGGCCAGCCCAGCACCTCGAAGGGCCTCGGTTGCGTGCGATGAACGCGGAGGTCTCAGTCGTCGCTGTCCACCGCTGAACCAAGCACGGTGACGCGCCTGTCGATCCGGGGGTGGGTAGTTGGTGTGGTGGGTGGGGTGTGGGCTGCAGGGTTGGTGGTTGGTTGGGAACGGGGTTTGGTGGGGTGGGGTGGGGTTGACCTGGGGTTGTGTGGGTTGTTGTGGGAATGCCCGGGGTGTTGTGGGTAGCTTCTGCGTCTAATGGTCCGGGGTGTGTTTGGGCTGGTCAGGCGTGTTGTGCCTGGTCATAGGCGTGGTCTGGTTTCTGTGGTGGGGGTGTGCTGGACACGGCGGTCGTAGACGGTCGTCCGGGTGGGTGGCGCTGCCTTTTTCGGACGGCCAGGGCCGCGATGTCCGTCGTCGCGAGGCTGTCGGTGCGCTCGGTTTGTTGTACGGCGTTGTGGAAGACCTCGTCGTAGTGCGGTGAGGCTCCTGCCGGGTAGCCGGCTCGGGCGGGGATCAGGACGTCCCGTACCTGGCCGCGGACGGCAGTGGATTCGTTGTCGGTCGGCGTGTTCCTGGTCTTCTTCGTGTCCGTGTCATGCGGGTGCGGACGGTCGGCGGGTGTGGGGGCGTTTGTGTTGTTCGGCGAGGTGGTCGAGCTGGATGGCTTCGAGTGTCTTCTTGGTGATGCGTTCGGTGCCGTCGCTGATGGCGGTGATGGCTGCTTGGCGGATGAGGCGGGTGAGGCTGCCGATGCGGCCGGCGGTGCGCTGGTGGAGGTAGGTGGCGTGGCGGGGGAGTGTGCCTCGGCGGTGGTGGTGGAGGTCGAGGGCGTTTTCGAGGTCGGTGATGACGTCGGTGAAGGGGTGCCGGTTGCCGTGGCGGGCGGGGAGGGCGCCGCAGGTGATGAGGGTGGCGCGGCCGGCGAGTTGGGCGCCGCGTACGCCGCTGAACAGGGGTGTGGCGGTGACGTCGAGGCCGGCGTAGACGAAGGTGGCGCTGATGCGTTCGGTGAGGTCTTTGAGGAGGTCGGCTGCCTGGGCGCCGGTGGTGGTGCGGGGGTTGAGGCGGTGGATCTCGTCGATGAGGACGAGCCGGACGCCGGCGGTGTTGTAGGTGTGGCAGACGGCTTCGGTGATCTGGGCCTGGGTCATGCGGGTGGTGGTGGGGATGCCGAGGTAGCGGGCGAATTCGGCGGTGAGGGTCTTCGCGGTCGCGCCGGGCGGGACGAGGACGTAGGCGACCGGCACCTGGGGGTGGTGGCCGGGCGGGCTGGGGGTGCGGTGGGTGTGGGCGAGGTGGCAGGTGCGTCCGACGTGGAGCAGGGCGGTGGTTTTGCCTGCGGCTGCGGGGCCGGTGACGATCAGTGAGGGACGTGCGGTGGTGGTCTGGTGGCGGCCGAGGATCATCAGGGTGCGCACGCTGGTGGCGAGGGTGTCGATGGCGGGAGTGCGGACGGTGACGAACGCGGAGTGGTAGGCGAGGCGTTCCTCCGGGCTGCGGGGCGCTTCGCCGGGCTGCGGCGGTGCGGGTGGCGCCGTGGTGGCGAAGTGGTGCCAGCCCTGCCAGGTGGTCACCGGCCATGACGCGGTCGTCGTGTCCGTCGTGGACTGCTGCGCTGGGCCGGCGGCGGGTGTGGTGGTGCTGCCGGGATCGCCGGCTGTGGCGGGTGGGCGGGTGTTCACCATTTCAGGGCCTCCGCGTGGGCGTCGTAGAGACCGAGTCCGGTGTAGGGGACGGCGGGCGGGCCGTCGTCGGCGTCGTCTTCTTCCGCGTCCGGGTCCTGTTCCTCGTCGAGGTCGTCGAGGCTGTCGGTGTCCGTCCCGGGCCCCGTCCGGCCGGCGTCTGTCTCGCCCGGGTGGTCGGGTGCGGGGCGCGGTGGGGGCAGGGGGGTTCGGG from Streptomyces sp. NBC_01288 carries:
- a CDS encoding alginate lyase family protein; translated protein: MRSTALSRFAGLSAVLGAVAAAAVMVPASASPAPTPEAATRATILQPDTAQAAAVAASPVAFVHPGVNLDSAQLDFVRAKVQAGAQPWKTAYDSMMASPYASLSRSPKPRATVECGPSSNPNNGCTDEREDAIAAYTDALAWYINRDDRYAQKAIQLMDAWSATIHGHTNDNAPLQTGWTGSSWPKAAEIIKTVRGNWPNAGRFATMLRTVYLPLVVNGSNRTGNWDLTMLEAAVSMSVFLDDHTSYDTAIGHYLQRVPAFVYLSSDGALPKTVPSQHLTTRDQIVNFWFGGSTFTTGITQETCRDLTHTGYGISSISHVLETARIQGQDLYPQVGERLRQALGFQSKYELGAAIPSTVCGGTLKLGLGPITEVGFNTLNTLHGVAMANTQTLTERNRPAGTNNLFVAWETLTNAQNPN
- a CDS encoding glycoside hydrolase family 88 protein — protein: MDRRRFLTTTGGSVLAAVGLSALTGIAGPRAMATPAAVPSPALPSLAAIIAVLRRVADHWIAAHANPGNNQWANATFFSGLLSLYSLTKDARYLAYARSWAEQNNYALNAGSSTRIADNQNAGQAYLDLYALEPDPHKISAIETSLHRMTYTDQVDKNDDWWWADALHMAMPPFARLGTLRGDARYHQKLYSLYQHTKHAEGGPGLLNPATGLWYRDKNFLPGHIVSPSGKPVVWSRGNGWVAAAHVKTLKALPPTQSNTAEYRDTLTRLVTALPSIQRPDGFWNVNLADPTHFPGPESSGTSFFVCAIAYAVATALVDRAAYLPVAARAWNGLVATAVHPDGVLGYVQGVGDRPDSSQPVTYDTTADFAVGAFLHAGAELATLAS
- a CDS encoding IS630 family transposase (programmed frameshift), coding for MRYAQGGGLTAERRAFRERLRAEAAERFARGDDTAVVAHGLRVTVRSVQRWRRAWAEGGTRALASKGPASLPLLSDELFAVLERELDKGPLAHGWPDQTWTLSRIKTLIGRRFHKSYTIQGLAALLKRHGWTCQIPARRAVERDEAAVRLGEGDLAARGMTVAALGAWFVFEDEAGFSMTPPTAHTWSRRGRTPVVRVRGRSRRRLSVAALACYKPGERSRLIYRPCPDARPDGRKSFSWQDYRDLIQTAHQQLGGPIVLVWDNLNTQLTAGMRRYIAERDWLTVYQLPLYAPDLNPVEGIWSVLPRTTTANRAFADPQDLITAVRRGIRQLQYRRDVLDGCLTGTGLAPASP
- a CDS encoding TniB family NTP-binding protein, yielding MTTWQGWHHFATTAPPAPPQPGEAPRSPEERLAYHSAFVTVRTPAIDTLATSVRTLMILGRHQTTTARPSLIVTGPAAAGKTTALLHVGRTCHLAHTHRTPSPPGHHPQVPVAYVLVPPGATAKTLTAEFARYLGIPTTTRMTQAQITEAVCHTYNTAGVRLVLIDEIHRLNPRTTTGAQAADLLKDLTERISATFVYAGLDVTATPLFSGVRGAQLAGRATLITCGALPARHGNRHPFTDVITDLENALDLHHHRRGTLPRHATYLHQRTAGRIGSLTRLIRQAAITAISDGTERITKKTLEAIQLDHLAEQHKRPHTRRPSAPA